From Corvus cornix cornix isolate S_Up_H32 chromosome 1A, ASM73873v5, whole genome shotgun sequence, a single genomic window includes:
- the SLC26A5 gene encoding prestin isoform X3, with amino-acid sequence MEHAQEQEACLEQTQRYCVQRPIYNQELLQGQLHRQQRTPQTLGQKIAHSCRCSSKKAKSHLYSFLPILKWLPRYPVKEYLLGDIISGISTGVMQLPQGLAYALLAAVPPVFGLYSSFYPVFLYTFFGTSKHISIGTFAVVSMMVGGVAVREVPDEIISVDYNSTNVTDVLEYYSARDTKRVQVAVALAFLSGLIQLCLGFLRFGFVAIYLTEPLVRGFTTAAAVHVFTSQLKYFLGIKTSRYSGPLSVVYSIAAVLSKITTTNIAALIVGLTCIVLLLIGKEINLRFKKKLPVPIPMEIIVVIIGTGVSAGMNLSESYKVDVVGNIPQGLRAPAVPEIQLIPALFVDAVAIAIVGFSMAVSMAKIFALKHGYTIDGNQELIALGICNSVGSFFQTFSITCSMSRSLVQESTGGRTQIAGTLSAIMVLLVIVAIGYLFEPLPQTVLAAIVMVNLKGMFKQFGDIMHFWRTSKIELAIWVVAFVASLFLGLDYGLLTAVTFAMITVIYRTQSPQYRILGQIPNTDIYCDVEEYEEVKEYPGIKIFQANTSLYFANSESYTSALKKKLP; translated from the exons ATGGAACATGCTCAAGAACAAGAAGCGTGTCTTGAGCAAACCCAAAGGTATTGTGTGCAGAGACCGATATACAACCAGGAGCTCCTGCAAGGACAGCTGCACAGGCAACAGAGAACCCCTCAGACCTTAGGGCAGAAGATTGCACATTCTTGTCG TTGTTCTTCTAAGAAAGCCAAGTCTCATCTTTACAGTTTCTTACCGATTTTAAAATGGCTTCCTCGTTACCCAGTGAAGGAATACTTATTAGGAGACATTATCTCAGGAATAAGCACTGGGGTCATGCAGCTTCCTCAAG GTTTAGCCTATGCTTTGCTGGCAGCTGTTCCCCCAGTATTTGGCCTATATTCTTCATTTTATCCTGTTTTTCTATATACTTTTTTTGGAACCTCCAAGCACATATCAATAG GCACCTTTGCTGTGGTTAGTATGATGGTTGGTGGCGTTGCTGTGAGAGAAGTGCctgatgaaattatttctgtggaCTACAATTCTACTAATGTTACAGATGTCCTTGAATATTACAGTGCTAGGGATACCAAGAGGGTGCAGGTAGCTGTGGCTCTTGCCTTTCTTTCAGGACTTATCCAG TTGTGTTTAGGTTTCCTTCGATTTGGATTTGTGGCCATCTATCTAACAGAGCCTCTGGTGCGAGGATTTaccactgcagctgcagttcATGTCTTTACTTCCCAATTAAAGTATTTCCTCGGCATCAAGACTAGCCGGTACAGTGGGCCCCTCTCAGTTGTATAT AGCATAGCTGCCGTGCTTTCAAAGATAACAACAACCAATATTGCTGCATTGATTGTTGGATTAACATGCATTGTTCTATTGCTGATTGGCAAGGAAATCAATCTCCGCTTTAAGAAGAAGCTCCCAGTTCCTATTCCTATGGAGATCATTGTG GTCATTATTGGGACAGGAGTTTCAGCTGGAATGAATCTGAGTGAGTCATACAAAGTGGATGTTGTTGGGAATATTCCTCAAGG GTTACGTGCACCAGCAGTTCCGGAGATTCAGCTCATCCCAGCACTATTTGTGGATGCAGTAGCAATAGCAATAGTTGGATTTTCAATGGCTGTATCAATGGCCAAGATCTTTGCCCTTAAACATGGTTACACCATTGATGGGAATCAG GAACTTATTGCCTTGGGAATATGCAACTCTGTGGGGTCATTTTTCCAAACCTTTTCAATCACTTGCTCAATGTCTCGGAGTCTTGTCCAGGAAAGCACCGGTGGAAGAACTCAG ATTGCAGGTACACTCTCTGCAATTATGGTTCTGTTGGTAATTGTGGCTATTGGATACCTTTTTGAACCACTTCCACAG ACAGTGCTAGCTGCAATTGTCATGGTGAACCTGAAGGGAATGTTTAAACAGTTTGGAGATATCATGCACTTCTGGAGAACCAGTAAGATCGAGCTG gCCATCTGGGTGGTAGCTTTTGTGGCTTCTCTTTTCCTGGGACTAGACTATGGTTTGCTTACTGCAGTAACATTTGCAATGATAACCGTTATTTACAGAACACAAAG CCCTCAATACAGAATCCTCGGTCAGATTCCTAACACTGACATCTACTGTGATGTGGAAGAGTACGAAGAG GTTAAAGAATATCCtggaatcaaaatatttcaagctAATACATCACTTTATTTTGCTAATAGTGAGTCGTATACAAGtgcactgaagaaaaag CTCCCATGA
- the SLC26A5 gene encoding prestin isoform X5, producing MEHAQEQEACLEQTQRYCVQRPIYNQELLQGQLHRQQRTPQTLGQKIAHSCRCSSKKAKSHLYSFLPILKWLPRYPVKEYLLGDIISGISTGVMQLPQGLAYALLAAVPPVFGLYSSFYPVFLYTFFGTSKHISIGTFAVVSMMVGGVAVREVPDEIISVDYNSTNVTDVLEYYSARDTKRVQVAVALAFLSGLIQLCLGFLRFGFVAIYLTEPLVRGFTTAAAVHVFTSQLKYFLGIKTSRYSGPLSVVYSIAAVLSKITTTNIAALIVGLTCIVLLLIGKEINLRFKKKLPVPIPMEIIVVIIGTGVSAGMNLSESYKVDVVGNIPQG from the exons ATGGAACATGCTCAAGAACAAGAAGCGTGTCTTGAGCAAACCCAAAGGTATTGTGTGCAGAGACCGATATACAACCAGGAGCTCCTGCAAGGACAGCTGCACAGGCAACAGAGAACCCCTCAGACCTTAGGGCAGAAGATTGCACATTCTTGTCG TTGTTCTTCTAAGAAAGCCAAGTCTCATCTTTACAGTTTCTTACCGATTTTAAAATGGCTTCCTCGTTACCCAGTGAAGGAATACTTATTAGGAGACATTATCTCAGGAATAAGCACTGGGGTCATGCAGCTTCCTCAAG GTTTAGCCTATGCTTTGCTGGCAGCTGTTCCCCCAGTATTTGGCCTATATTCTTCATTTTATCCTGTTTTTCTATATACTTTTTTTGGAACCTCCAAGCACATATCAATAG GCACCTTTGCTGTGGTTAGTATGATGGTTGGTGGCGTTGCTGTGAGAGAAGTGCctgatgaaattatttctgtggaCTACAATTCTACTAATGTTACAGATGTCCTTGAATATTACAGTGCTAGGGATACCAAGAGGGTGCAGGTAGCTGTGGCTCTTGCCTTTCTTTCAGGACTTATCCAG TTGTGTTTAGGTTTCCTTCGATTTGGATTTGTGGCCATCTATCTAACAGAGCCTCTGGTGCGAGGATTTaccactgcagctgcagttcATGTCTTTACTTCCCAATTAAAGTATTTCCTCGGCATCAAGACTAGCCGGTACAGTGGGCCCCTCTCAGTTGTATAT AGCATAGCTGCCGTGCTTTCAAAGATAACAACAACCAATATTGCTGCATTGATTGTTGGATTAACATGCATTGTTCTATTGCTGATTGGCAAGGAAATCAATCTCCGCTTTAAGAAGAAGCTCCCAGTTCCTATTCCTATGGAGATCATTGTG GTCATTATTGGGACAGGAGTTTCAGCTGGAATGAATCTGAGTGAGTCATACAAAGTGGATGTTGTTGGGAATATTCCTCAAGGGTAG
- the SLC26A5 gene encoding prestin isoform X1, producing MEHAQEQEACLEQTQRYCVQRPIYNQELLQGQLHRQQRTPQTLGQKIAHSCRCSSKKAKSHLYSFLPILKWLPRYPVKEYLLGDIISGISTGVMQLPQGLAYALLAAVPPVFGLYSSFYPVFLYTFFGTSKHISIGTFAVVSMMVGGVAVREVPDEIISVDYNSTNVTDVLEYYSARDTKRVQVAVALAFLSGLIQLCLGFLRFGFVAIYLTEPLVRGFTTAAAVHVFTSQLKYFLGIKTSRYSGPLSVVYSIAAVLSKITTTNIAALIVGLTCIVLLLIGKEINLRFKKKLPVPIPMEIIVVIIGTGVSAGMNLSESYKVDVVGNIPQGLRAPAVPEIQLIPALFVDAVAIAIVGFSMAVSMAKIFALKHGYTIDGNQELIALGICNSVGSFFQTFSITCSMSRSLVQESTGGRTQIAGTLSAIMVLLVIVAIGYLFEPLPQTVLAAIVMVNLKGMFKQFGDIMHFWRTSKIELAIWVVAFVASLFLGLDYGLLTAVTFAMITVIYRTQSPQYRILGQIPNTDIYCDVEEYEEVKEYPGIKIFQANTSLYFANSESYTSALKKKTGVDPGALLAARRKAQKRHAREIKAANEHRKKAVLKLVNSSTNDVEASVKHEIASDDLPVNGKFADSSVQDIPPDEHEYFVEPKTNIHSLILDFTPVNFVDSVGAKTLKSIIKEYKEVGVCVCIASCSGATLCWCRTLTMNTHLLFGTLPFNSRFQEHNMNLYTWILFHRKFRRNRKTPPRY from the exons ATGGAACATGCTCAAGAACAAGAAGCGTGTCTTGAGCAAACCCAAAGGTATTGTGTGCAGAGACCGATATACAACCAGGAGCTCCTGCAAGGACAGCTGCACAGGCAACAGAGAACCCCTCAGACCTTAGGGCAGAAGATTGCACATTCTTGTCG TTGTTCTTCTAAGAAAGCCAAGTCTCATCTTTACAGTTTCTTACCGATTTTAAAATGGCTTCCTCGTTACCCAGTGAAGGAATACTTATTAGGAGACATTATCTCAGGAATAAGCACTGGGGTCATGCAGCTTCCTCAAG GTTTAGCCTATGCTTTGCTGGCAGCTGTTCCCCCAGTATTTGGCCTATATTCTTCATTTTATCCTGTTTTTCTATATACTTTTTTTGGAACCTCCAAGCACATATCAATAG GCACCTTTGCTGTGGTTAGTATGATGGTTGGTGGCGTTGCTGTGAGAGAAGTGCctgatgaaattatttctgtggaCTACAATTCTACTAATGTTACAGATGTCCTTGAATATTACAGTGCTAGGGATACCAAGAGGGTGCAGGTAGCTGTGGCTCTTGCCTTTCTTTCAGGACTTATCCAG TTGTGTTTAGGTTTCCTTCGATTTGGATTTGTGGCCATCTATCTAACAGAGCCTCTGGTGCGAGGATTTaccactgcagctgcagttcATGTCTTTACTTCCCAATTAAAGTATTTCCTCGGCATCAAGACTAGCCGGTACAGTGGGCCCCTCTCAGTTGTATAT AGCATAGCTGCCGTGCTTTCAAAGATAACAACAACCAATATTGCTGCATTGATTGTTGGATTAACATGCATTGTTCTATTGCTGATTGGCAAGGAAATCAATCTCCGCTTTAAGAAGAAGCTCCCAGTTCCTATTCCTATGGAGATCATTGTG GTCATTATTGGGACAGGAGTTTCAGCTGGAATGAATCTGAGTGAGTCATACAAAGTGGATGTTGTTGGGAATATTCCTCAAGG GTTACGTGCACCAGCAGTTCCGGAGATTCAGCTCATCCCAGCACTATTTGTGGATGCAGTAGCAATAGCAATAGTTGGATTTTCAATGGCTGTATCAATGGCCAAGATCTTTGCCCTTAAACATGGTTACACCATTGATGGGAATCAG GAACTTATTGCCTTGGGAATATGCAACTCTGTGGGGTCATTTTTCCAAACCTTTTCAATCACTTGCTCAATGTCTCGGAGTCTTGTCCAGGAAAGCACCGGTGGAAGAACTCAG ATTGCAGGTACACTCTCTGCAATTATGGTTCTGTTGGTAATTGTGGCTATTGGATACCTTTTTGAACCACTTCCACAG ACAGTGCTAGCTGCAATTGTCATGGTGAACCTGAAGGGAATGTTTAAACAGTTTGGAGATATCATGCACTTCTGGAGAACCAGTAAGATCGAGCTG gCCATCTGGGTGGTAGCTTTTGTGGCTTCTCTTTTCCTGGGACTAGACTATGGTTTGCTTACTGCAGTAACATTTGCAATGATAACCGTTATTTACAGAACACAAAG CCCTCAATACAGAATCCTCGGTCAGATTCCTAACACTGACATCTACTGTGATGTGGAAGAGTACGAAGAG GTTAAAGAATATCCtggaatcaaaatatttcaagctAATACATCACTTTATTTTGCTAATAGTGAGTCGTATACAAGtgcactgaagaaaaag ACTGGAGTGGACCCTGGTGCCTTATTAGCAGCGAGGAGAAAAGCCCAGAAGCGCCATGCCAGGGAGATAAAGGCAGCAAATGAACACAGAAAGAAAGCTGTGCTGAAACTCGTGAACTCTTCG ACTAACGACGTAGAAGCAAGTGTAAAACATGAGATAGCAAGTGATGACTTACCTGTGAATGGAAAATTTGCAGATTCTAGTGTACAAGACATACCTCCTGATGAGCATGAATATTTTGTGGAGCCCAAAACAAATATTCACTCTTTAATTCTGGATTTCACCCCAGTGAACTTTGTGGATTCAGTTGGAGCAAAAACACTAAAATCG ATTATAAAAGAATACAAAGAAGTCGGTGTCTGTGTCTGCATTGCCAGCTGTAGTG
- the SLC26A5 gene encoding prestin isoform X2, whose amino-acid sequence MEHAQEQEACLEQTQRYCVQRPIYNQELLQGQLHRQQRTPQTLGQKIAHSCRCSSKKAKSHLYSFLPILKWLPRYPVKEYLLGDIISGISTGVMQLPQGLAYALLAAVPPVFGLYSSFYPVFLYTFFGTSKHISIGTFAVVSMMVGGVAVREVPDEIISVDYNSTNVTDVLEYYSARDTKRVQVAVALAFLSGLIQLCLGFLRFGFVAIYLTEPLVRGFTTAAAVHVFTSQLKYFLGIKTSRYSGPLSVVYSIAAVLSKITTTNIAALIVGLTCIVLLLIGKEINLRFKKKLPVPIPMEIIVVIIGTGVSAGMNLSESYKVDVVGNIPQGLRAPAVPEIQLIPALFVDAVAIAIVGFSMAVSMAKIFALKHGYTIDGNQELIALGICNSVGSFFQTFSITCSMSRSLVQESTGGRTQIAGTLSAIMVLLVIVAIGYLFEPLPQTVLAAIVMVNLKGMFKQFGDIMHFWRTSKIELAIWVVAFVASLFLGLDYGLLTAVTFAMITVIYRTQSPQYRILGQIPNTDIYCDVEEYEEVKEYPGIKIFQANTSLYFANSESYTSALKKKTGVDPGALLAARRKAQKRHAREIKAANEHRKKAVLKLVNSSTNDVEASVKHEIASDDLPVNGKFADSSVQDIPPDEHEYFVEPKTNIHSLILDFTPVNFVDSVGAKTLKSIIKEYKEVGVCVCIASCSGPVMNELTRLNFFDKSVTRELLFHSIHDAVLACQVKDGCAAQADSNL is encoded by the exons ATGGAACATGCTCAAGAACAAGAAGCGTGTCTTGAGCAAACCCAAAGGTATTGTGTGCAGAGACCGATATACAACCAGGAGCTCCTGCAAGGACAGCTGCACAGGCAACAGAGAACCCCTCAGACCTTAGGGCAGAAGATTGCACATTCTTGTCG TTGTTCTTCTAAGAAAGCCAAGTCTCATCTTTACAGTTTCTTACCGATTTTAAAATGGCTTCCTCGTTACCCAGTGAAGGAATACTTATTAGGAGACATTATCTCAGGAATAAGCACTGGGGTCATGCAGCTTCCTCAAG GTTTAGCCTATGCTTTGCTGGCAGCTGTTCCCCCAGTATTTGGCCTATATTCTTCATTTTATCCTGTTTTTCTATATACTTTTTTTGGAACCTCCAAGCACATATCAATAG GCACCTTTGCTGTGGTTAGTATGATGGTTGGTGGCGTTGCTGTGAGAGAAGTGCctgatgaaattatttctgtggaCTACAATTCTACTAATGTTACAGATGTCCTTGAATATTACAGTGCTAGGGATACCAAGAGGGTGCAGGTAGCTGTGGCTCTTGCCTTTCTTTCAGGACTTATCCAG TTGTGTTTAGGTTTCCTTCGATTTGGATTTGTGGCCATCTATCTAACAGAGCCTCTGGTGCGAGGATTTaccactgcagctgcagttcATGTCTTTACTTCCCAATTAAAGTATTTCCTCGGCATCAAGACTAGCCGGTACAGTGGGCCCCTCTCAGTTGTATAT AGCATAGCTGCCGTGCTTTCAAAGATAACAACAACCAATATTGCTGCATTGATTGTTGGATTAACATGCATTGTTCTATTGCTGATTGGCAAGGAAATCAATCTCCGCTTTAAGAAGAAGCTCCCAGTTCCTATTCCTATGGAGATCATTGTG GTCATTATTGGGACAGGAGTTTCAGCTGGAATGAATCTGAGTGAGTCATACAAAGTGGATGTTGTTGGGAATATTCCTCAAGG GTTACGTGCACCAGCAGTTCCGGAGATTCAGCTCATCCCAGCACTATTTGTGGATGCAGTAGCAATAGCAATAGTTGGATTTTCAATGGCTGTATCAATGGCCAAGATCTTTGCCCTTAAACATGGTTACACCATTGATGGGAATCAG GAACTTATTGCCTTGGGAATATGCAACTCTGTGGGGTCATTTTTCCAAACCTTTTCAATCACTTGCTCAATGTCTCGGAGTCTTGTCCAGGAAAGCACCGGTGGAAGAACTCAG ATTGCAGGTACACTCTCTGCAATTATGGTTCTGTTGGTAATTGTGGCTATTGGATACCTTTTTGAACCACTTCCACAG ACAGTGCTAGCTGCAATTGTCATGGTGAACCTGAAGGGAATGTTTAAACAGTTTGGAGATATCATGCACTTCTGGAGAACCAGTAAGATCGAGCTG gCCATCTGGGTGGTAGCTTTTGTGGCTTCTCTTTTCCTGGGACTAGACTATGGTTTGCTTACTGCAGTAACATTTGCAATGATAACCGTTATTTACAGAACACAAAG CCCTCAATACAGAATCCTCGGTCAGATTCCTAACACTGACATCTACTGTGATGTGGAAGAGTACGAAGAG GTTAAAGAATATCCtggaatcaaaatatttcaagctAATACATCACTTTATTTTGCTAATAGTGAGTCGTATACAAGtgcactgaagaaaaag ACTGGAGTGGACCCTGGTGCCTTATTAGCAGCGAGGAGAAAAGCCCAGAAGCGCCATGCCAGGGAGATAAAGGCAGCAAATGAACACAGAAAGAAAGCTGTGCTGAAACTCGTGAACTCTTCG ACTAACGACGTAGAAGCAAGTGTAAAACATGAGATAGCAAGTGATGACTTACCTGTGAATGGAAAATTTGCAGATTCTAGTGTACAAGACATACCTCCTGATGAGCATGAATATTTTGTGGAGCCCAAAACAAATATTCACTCTTTAATTCTGGATTTCACCCCAGTGAACTTTGTGGATTCAGTTGGAGCAAAAACACTAAAATCG ATTATAAAAGAATACAAAGAAGTCGGTGTCTGTGTCTGCATTGCCAGCTGTAGTG GCCCTGTTATGAATGAGCTGAcaagactgaatttttttgaTAAAAGTGTAACAAGAGAGTTGCTGTTTCATAGTATTCATGATGCTGTCCTTGCTTGCCAAGTGAAAGATGGGTGTGCTGCACAGGCTGACTCCAACCTTTGA
- the SLC26A5 gene encoding prestin isoform X4 has protein sequence MEHAQEQEACLEQTQRYCVQRPIYNQELLQGQLHRQQRTPQTLGQKIAHSCRCSSKKAKSHLYSFLPILKWLPRYPVKEYLLGDIISGISTGVMQLPQGLAYALLAAVPPVFGLYSSFYPVFLYTFFGTSKHISIGTFAVVSMMVGGVAVREVPDEIISVDYNSTNVTDVLEYYSARDTKRVQVAVALAFLSGLIQLCLGFLRFGFVAIYLTEPLVRGFTTAAAVHVFTSQLKYFLGIKTSRYSGPLSVVYSIAAVLSKITTTNIAALIVGLTCIVLLLIGKEINLRFKKKLPVPIPMEIIVVIIGTGVSAGMNLSESYKVDVVGNIPQGLRAPAVPEIQLIPALFVDAVAIAIVGFSMAVSMAKIFALKHGYTIDGNQELIALGICNSVGSFFQTFSITCSMSRSLVQESTGGRTQIAGTLSAIMVLLVIVAIGYLFEPLPQTVLAAIVMVNLKGMFKQFGDIMHFWRTSKIELPSIQNPRSDS, from the exons ATGGAACATGCTCAAGAACAAGAAGCGTGTCTTGAGCAAACCCAAAGGTATTGTGTGCAGAGACCGATATACAACCAGGAGCTCCTGCAAGGACAGCTGCACAGGCAACAGAGAACCCCTCAGACCTTAGGGCAGAAGATTGCACATTCTTGTCG TTGTTCTTCTAAGAAAGCCAAGTCTCATCTTTACAGTTTCTTACCGATTTTAAAATGGCTTCCTCGTTACCCAGTGAAGGAATACTTATTAGGAGACATTATCTCAGGAATAAGCACTGGGGTCATGCAGCTTCCTCAAG GTTTAGCCTATGCTTTGCTGGCAGCTGTTCCCCCAGTATTTGGCCTATATTCTTCATTTTATCCTGTTTTTCTATATACTTTTTTTGGAACCTCCAAGCACATATCAATAG GCACCTTTGCTGTGGTTAGTATGATGGTTGGTGGCGTTGCTGTGAGAGAAGTGCctgatgaaattatttctgtggaCTACAATTCTACTAATGTTACAGATGTCCTTGAATATTACAGTGCTAGGGATACCAAGAGGGTGCAGGTAGCTGTGGCTCTTGCCTTTCTTTCAGGACTTATCCAG TTGTGTTTAGGTTTCCTTCGATTTGGATTTGTGGCCATCTATCTAACAGAGCCTCTGGTGCGAGGATTTaccactgcagctgcagttcATGTCTTTACTTCCCAATTAAAGTATTTCCTCGGCATCAAGACTAGCCGGTACAGTGGGCCCCTCTCAGTTGTATAT AGCATAGCTGCCGTGCTTTCAAAGATAACAACAACCAATATTGCTGCATTGATTGTTGGATTAACATGCATTGTTCTATTGCTGATTGGCAAGGAAATCAATCTCCGCTTTAAGAAGAAGCTCCCAGTTCCTATTCCTATGGAGATCATTGTG GTCATTATTGGGACAGGAGTTTCAGCTGGAATGAATCTGAGTGAGTCATACAAAGTGGATGTTGTTGGGAATATTCCTCAAGG GTTACGTGCACCAGCAGTTCCGGAGATTCAGCTCATCCCAGCACTATTTGTGGATGCAGTAGCAATAGCAATAGTTGGATTTTCAATGGCTGTATCAATGGCCAAGATCTTTGCCCTTAAACATGGTTACACCATTGATGGGAATCAG GAACTTATTGCCTTGGGAATATGCAACTCTGTGGGGTCATTTTTCCAAACCTTTTCAATCACTTGCTCAATGTCTCGGAGTCTTGTCCAGGAAAGCACCGGTGGAAGAACTCAG ATTGCAGGTACACTCTCTGCAATTATGGTTCTGTTGGTAATTGTGGCTATTGGATACCTTTTTGAACCACTTCCACAG ACAGTGCTAGCTGCAATTGTCATGGTGAACCTGAAGGGAATGTTTAAACAGTTTGGAGATATCATGCACTTCTGGAGAACCAGTAAGATCGAGCTG CCCTCAATACAGAATCCTCGGTCAGATTCCTAA